TTTCGCTGATAATCTATAATCTTCTCGGACAGGAGGTAGCGCGACTTGTAAATGGTGTCGAGACGGCAGGTAATCACAATATCAATTGGGACGCATCAAATGTTTCATCGGGAATTTATTTCTACCGTCTCCAATCAGGCAACTTCGTCCAAACACGGAAGATGGTACTTCTAAAATAGGAATGGAGTTCCCGCTGAACAGTGTTCGGCCATTTCAGTTTTATACCGTCCAATTTATATAGCTTTGCGATAATATCCTAATCGGATTGTGCGACTGTTATAGCCGTTGAGCCCAATAAAAAAATAATTGCAAAACATACTGCTTGGATCTTCTTCAATATACACCTCGAATGTTGGTAAATAATTTATTTACGAAGAAGGTGACTAAAAGTTTTTTTTGGTGTGCTAAAGAGGAGGGTGGAATATATATTCATAGATATTCAAATCAAGTAATTCGGAATATATGAATTCAGTAAATAGTTATTTAGACAGATTAATAAATTCATTGATTATTAAAAAACGTATTGCAAATTAAGCGTAATTTACTATATTGCTTAAATCAAAAGTACGTAAAATCAAAATCTTTAATAATTGGTGTAATAGCAGTGAGCAACGCAGTTGGTTGCATATAACATCGGGTGAAAATGCTTGCCCAAGCTCCGATGCTAAGGGCGGGTAAGTTCTACTATAAGTGTGAACTTACCAAGTTCCGGAGTAATATTAGCCATTGCAACTTACCCCATCTAATTATAAATATATTATGAGTGAATTATTTGAACCATATTTATCTCAGCGAAGCATTATTGAATCCCTTATAGCTATTCGAGTATCAGAAGCCCAAAAACGTCATAATACATATTACTATAAAAATTTAAATTATCGAGCAAAATACCCAAGTATCACAGATTCGGAAGTAATTAATGTTATGCCGCCTCGATCACGGTGGGTTAGGCCAAATTTATTAACACGAAAATCAATGATATCGTCAGATGTTTATAAATTGTCTATAAGGAAAGCTATTAATAGACAATTTTGTGTAAGGAAATCTAAGAGAGAAGCGTGGTTTGGAAATCTCGAATTCTTTATTTCAAATGTAAGAAAATCAGTGTTGCAAGATATTGACCATATAGTTGAAACTCCGAAGATCTTGCCCATAGCAAAGGGAAAAGATAGTGATCGATATAGACCTTTGGCGAAATATTCCTTGAAAGATAGAGTAATAATTGGATCAGTGGCAAAATATTTGAGAACAATATTCGATCCACTTTTTCTTGATAATTCTTATGCCTTCCGTGCTAAGTCAGGAAGTAATCTCATGCCTACTCATCATACCGCAGTTGAAAATCTTATCAATTATTCTTCTAAATTTGGGGGGAATGATATTTGGGTCGCTGAATGTGACATAAAGAAATTTTTTGATACCATTCACCATGATGTAGCTATTAACTCATTGAACGAAGCGATGAATAGATTAAATCATCAAGCAATATATATAGATTCAAGAGCAATAAAATTGTTTTATTCGTTTCTGAAATCATACACGTTTGCGAATGTTGCTATTCCCGAGTTTGATAGATGGAAAAAAGAAAAAGGAATTTCAGGTCGATTAAGTTGGCCGAGGCATGAACTAGGAGATATTTATTATAACGTAAATAAAGAAGAAATTGGAATTCCGCAAGGAGGCGCACTATCTCCTTTGATTGCTAATCTAGTTCTTGATGCAGCTGATAAAAAAGTAATCCAAAAGGGAAAAGACAATGATCTGTTTTACGCAAGATATTGTGATGATATGGTTATTCTTCATCGAGACGAAAAACAGTGTAAATTAGCTTTTCAAAGAGACCAATCTGTTATTCAAGAGAAAAATCTTATTATACATGAACCAGAAATTATTAAAGTTTATGATAAGTCTTATTATAAATTAAAATCAAAGCACCCATATATCTGGGGAAAACGAAATGGTAGATTAAATGTGGTTCCGTGGTTGTCATTTCTTGGCTACCAAATTCGCCATGATAATCTTATTAGGGTTAGAAAATCATCAGTGCTTAAAGAACGAGACAAGCAGAAGGATATTGCTGACAAAATCTTAGAGATTATCAAAGGTAAAATTCCAACCACAAATAAATCATCAGCACATATAAAAACTAGCTTTGAAAGTAAGCTTGTATATATGTCTGTTGGTACAAATAAATTAAACCGTCGATTTGGAAGCTTTTGTTGGACCTCAGGATTTGCTCTCTTAAATAAGTATAAAAGTAACACATCCCAATTACAATATCTAGACCGGATGAGAAACAATCAGGTTTTTAGAATCCGACTAAGTTTTAAAAAACATATATTACCTTTCAAGCCAAATAAAGGTCGCAAACATCGCTCTTTAAGATACTATGGATATCCTTTCAGCTATACTTCTCAACTAAAATAGTTATGTGTAATAACAACTAATCTCACATAACTCACGTCTAAAAAGCAGAAAATGCTTGATATAAGCGATTATTATGCTTATAATTAGAGGTTGCGAAAGAAAAATATGAAAAAAGAGGGTGATTTCACGGTTCCGCGGTCAAGAATAACTTATTTGAACACCCGATTCATATCTTTAACTAACAGTTAACGGAAAAGTTTCAGGATAGCTAGAATTTAAATTTTAAACTCCAGGGGACATGGAAAATGGCAGAAAGACTTAAGAAAATTGGGATGGACGCAAACAGATCTCTCTCAAAATATTTGGAAGAGATCGGAAAATACGAACCGTTAAAACCGAAAGAGGAAGTCAGGCTCGCAAAGTTAGTGCGGTCAGAAGATAAAGACGAATCTTTAAATGCTCTAAAGAAGCTCACAGAATCCAATTTACGTTTTGTTGTAAGTGTAGCAAAAAATTATCAGGGTCAGGGACTTCCGTTGACAGACCTGATAAATGAAGGTAACCTTGGACTTATCAAGGCTGCCGAACGGTTTGACGAGACACGAGGATTTAAATTTATCTCTTATGCGGTTTGGTGGATAAGACAATCAATATTGCAGGCATTAGCCGAACACTCACGAATTGTTCGTCTGCCGCTGAACAGAGTGGGAACCATCAGTAAAGTCACGAAAATCGCCAACAGGCTCGAACAGATCATTGAACGGCAACCGAATGAAGTTGAGATCGCCGAAAAGCTCGAAATGAAACCTGAAGAAGTTTCCGACACGATAATGATGTCGAAACGGCATAATTCTCTGGACGAACCATTTAGGAACGGTGAGAAAAACTCACTCATAGATGTTGTCGAAGACGAAGGTCAAAGCCCTCCCGACAACGATTTGATGTTTGAATCTCTTAAGGATGAGATAGCGTCAGCGCTTGATACGCTCACAGACAGGGAACGGGAGATCATCAGGCTCTACTTCGGTATTGAAAGAGAATATCCTCTGACTCTGAATGAGATCGGAGAACAGTTTAACGTTACGCGCGAAAGAGTTCGTCAGATAAAAGAAAAAGCTATACGTCGGCTCCGTCATAAATCGCGCAGCAAGAAACTGAGAGCGTATCTCGGTTAATATTATCTGAATTCTGAGGTTGCTCCTTGCCAATGCGATTGTTTTCCGGCAGGAATGACATTCAAAATATATTATCATAAATGGTCTTTAAGAAATTCTTAAGGACCATTTTGATATATGATATTCATCCTGAAAATTTAGTATGTTCGTGACTTCCTCCGGTAATTGCCTAAACAATTAAAAGTTGACAAATATGAAAAAAGCAAAATATCTCTTGCATTCAGGAAATGCGTGTATATATATTGCTTGTGCAATAAAAAAGGAAGTATGAAGGAAGCATAAAGTAGTAAATTAGACATACCTTTCAAGAATCATCTCGGATGACATTAGGTACAATTTCTATTATTTTTTCATACACTGTAAAACAATATGCCAAAAATAGGAGATATTAAATTATGGCAGATCGCGAAACAGGCACAGTAAAATGGTTTAACAGCCAAAAAGGATTCGGATTCATTTCGAGAGAAGGTGGCGAGGATGCATTTGTGCATTACTCCTCCATTCAATCAGAAGGCTTCCGCAACCTTGAAGAAGGTCAGAAAGTCGAATTCACGATGAGTGAAGGCGAGAAAGGACCACAGGCTGTTGACGTTACTGTAGCGAGTTAAGAGACAGACTATTAACTCATAGTTCATGAAAAATAATAGAGGGCATTGAGTCCCGCTTAATCTTTCAAGAGCATATAAAAACCTCTAAGCATTTGCTTAGAGGTTTTTCTTTAACTGAACAGTGAATTCAACTAACCAAGTGTTCTCGAAAGGAAATTCTTAAGCTGCTTCCAGGCATCTATCGCCGCATCTCTACCGTCCGGGTTTCTGTCTAACCAAAGAAAAAATCCATGCCCCACATCATCGTATATATGAATTTCATTCGGAATGCCAGCCTTCTTAAGAGCTTTCTCGAATTTTCTGACATCTGAAGGGGGAATACCGCCGTCATTTTCGGCGAAGATTCCTAAAACATCATGTCCGATTTGCTTCAATTTCTCAGGGTCATCAATTAAACTGCCGTAAAAAATAGCTGTGGCTTCATGATTTTCGCCGCCGATAGCGTAACTCAAGACGACTCCGCCGCCGTAACACCATCCCATCGTGCCGATCTTATCTACATAAACATCGTCCCGGCTTCGAAGCAGTTTTGCCGCTGCATCAAGATTCCGAACCATTACGTCGGGTTTTGCCCGCGTCTCGCTCATAAGAGCCATATTTTCTTCTCTTGAATATCCCTGTCTTCCGCTGTACATATCCGCTGCAAGAACAACATAACCCTCATCCGTAAGGTTATCCGCCATCTGTCTGATCCGATCGCTCAATCCATTCCATTCATGGACAATTAATAAGCCCGGTTTTTTACCTTTCGTATCAGGAGCAACTATATAGCCGGTCGTTTTGTCGTCTTCTTCAAAGTAGTTAACTGATTCCCCTTTTGGAGCGGGAGCAGTTCCGAGAACGGCGGATGGGAGATCATCTTTATCTGCGTTTACCGAAGAGGATGATTGGTTGAAGACCACCCATAATCCAAGAAAGATTATAGGAACGACAAAAAATATCTTCCGTCGGGATTGAGGCATAAGTTAACTCCTTGATTAATTTCGTCAGCCGAATAATTAGCATAAAAAATAGGGAGATAATCAACACTGATAATTATCTCCCTAAATAGAAATCAGAGTATATTAATTCTTACTGTAACTGTCATTGATGTTCTTCACAGCTTCTTCAGTTGTCCAGACAGCATTGGCGATAAAACGGAAGTTTACCAGAGCGCTTTCGTATCCGTTACCGTCAGGCACAATAGCAGCGGCAGTTGCGTCTTTTACCACGGCAACTTCAAAACCCTGTTCCAGAAGTTCACGCATATGGGCTTCAACACAAAGATTAGCGGACATACCCGCTAAAATCACCTTATCTATCCCACGTTTTCTCAGCTGAAGTACAAGATCATTTGTTTCCGGGCCGTAAACTTTATGCGGACTTGTTATGACCGTAGCGCCGTTATTAATATATTTTTTGTATTGCTCAAGCCAATCGGCGCCGGAATTCTCAAAACCATCTAAATTGAGAGCGCCTTTTCTGTCGAACATATTGATATTATGCATTAACATCTCGAGGGCGCCTACAAATTTCCATCCATGATCGGTGGGATAGTAATAGTGTGGTGAAATAAATAATGGTACGCCATTTTTATTAGCCACTCTGAACAAAGTTTCAAGATTCTTTACCGTATTATTTGCTGTGACGCTTTCGCCCACAACTCCCCACGTAACGCCGTCAGGGCTAAGGAAATCGTTTTGCGGGTCTGTGATTACAAGAGCGGTGCGTTCGGTGTCAATAGTCATTCCCGGGTTTGGCAGCTGTGCATCTGCAACGGGCGAAAATCCTGCGATTAAAAGAAAAACAATTAACGCTCCCATTATAATTCTCATCATGTTTTCTCCTATCTTATTTTGGTATCTTCATTCCGGCTGAAGTAATTGAAGACGTTTTAATTACACAAGGTGTGAATTGACAGTGAAAATAAGAAAAGTATTATATAAATATCAATAAAATTTTTATTGTATATTATATGATAATCAAAACGCTGATCCTTATCTGTCAGGGAGGAGTTATATAATTGTTTTGTTGTAAAGATCATGAAATTGCAAACGAAATGGGAATGCTCGTAAATCTTCCTCGTGAAGCGATAGAGGATGGCGTTGTGCGAAATACCGTCATCACGGAGTATTTTCTAACCAATAAGGACGATGAGTACCAAAGCAAAACTTATATGGGAATAAATTTTTGTCCGTTTTGCGGTTCGGGAATTTCAACTGAACTTTGGATAGCCGAAAAAAAATAACGATTTTATAAATCAAATGAGTATGAAATCATTATTCTTTTCGCAATTAAACAGAGAACTGTCCTGGGTCGCTGTTCCGGTTGAATCGGTTACCGCCGAGTATAATAGCGGGGATAAACCTTCTACCGTTTATCAGGTAAATATCAGCAGGGGAAAGCTGCCTGACAATGGCAACGCAATTTCTGATCTTAAAGTAAGGCTTTGGGTCGGAGAGGATATTCTAACAAATGAGAATCACGATGTTAACATAAGAAATTATCTGTCGTCTGAAAAACCGGATAATATTATAATTCCGGTGGAGGTCAAAGGAATTGATTTATCAGAAAAGGAAATTCATTCAGCAGAGGCGTGGATATTATGGAAAAAATAAAATTAAGCCTTATCACGGTAAAATGTCCCAATTGCGGGTCAGATGGAATCGTATATTCCTGTGAACCTGAATGCTGCTTCAATCATGTGTGCGGAAAATGTCTGACGACATTTGAGCTTGCCACTACAGCAGGTGATAAATCCCCACTTAATTCAGAGTATTTGCTACCTGAAAAGGAAATAACGTTGCCGACTACGGAATGCGATGCGTGTGGAAGTATTGAAGTATATGTGTTGGACACCGAAAAAACTTATGAAAACTTAGTGTGCGCGGATTGCAGCAATCTATTGACGCTGGAGTTTGTGGATGTCCAAAGCGCCTGAACGGCTGAACCGTGTAGCCTGATAAATTTACTCCGTTCCAATAATAAATTATTTATAAAAAAAGGAAATATTATGAGAAGAATTTCACTGTTAATTGTTGGTCTATTTATATCATTTAATTCATTAGCGGCTCAAGACGCTCAAATAATACTTCACGAAGCCACATTCAATAAGTTCCTGGATGCAATCGGAAGTATATCGGGAAGCGGAAAATTCAAAAAAGCATTTATAAAAACCAGCTATACCTGGAAGATACGTAACGCCCGAATAGACCTTGAGCCCGGTATTGCCACGTTTTACGCTGTCGCCGATATAAAGGCTAAAGGGATTAAGTTTACAGAAAAAGTTACCGGTTCTGTGGACGTGAATTTTGATCCCGTTAGAAATCTAATTTCTGTGAAGGTGAGGGAGGCGAAGTTCGATGTGAAGATATTCGGGGTTAAAGTGGCTACAATTGACCTTGCGAAATTTTATAAGCCGAAGTTTCAGTTTGAGGGACCGAAGCCGCTTCAAAAGAGTGTAACGGTAGATTTACCGGAAGGGAAAAAGAAAATCATTAAAATCACGACTGTGAGACAGAATTTTAAGATATTAAAAGATAGAATAGTGGTGGAGTCTGTTTTTTCGTTTAAGAGTTAAACAGACAATTCCATCATGCGGGTAACAGCGAGATTTGCTTTTGCGGCAGTTTCTTCGTCAAGTATGATTTCGTATTCCGACAAGTCTTTGCCGGCATCAATAGCATATAGAATATCATAAATCCCTTTAAGCGTAACTTTCGCCATATGTTGGCACCTTACATAACACGCTGTCCAGAAATTCACGGAAGGAAATTCCTGCATAAGATTGGAGGTAAGCTCGCATTCCGATGCTATAAACGCTCTTTTTAAGGTTCCTTCCGCCACCCGCCGGGCAATATCCATTCTTATCTGAGTCGTGCTTCCGAAGAAATCCGCTTCTTCAAGAACTTCGGGTTTGCATTCCCAATGGACATAAATCATTTTGTCGGCATCGCTTTTATCTATTTCGAAAGATTTCCTCACGGTAAGAATGTCATCTAACGTGAACATTTCATGGACTTCGCAGATTGAGCCTTTTACTCCATTCCCGTTAGGATAGATAATTTTCTTTTTGCCGGCTAATTCATTCTCGAGATTTTGCGCAAAATACAGATCAGGAACGAAAATAATGCTGTCGCCAGGCATATGGAGCGCTATATCGGCGGCGTTGGCGGATGTGCAGCAAACATCGCTAACTGCCTTCACATCCGCATAAGTATTTACATAAGTCATAACCGGAATGCCCGGATATTGTTTTTTTAAAGCGAGAACGTCATCAGCGCTGAAATCATCGGCAAGAGAACATCCGGCGCTTTTATCGGCAACGAAGACGCGTTTATCCATATTAAGCATTTTAGCGGTTTCAGCCATAAATGGAACGCCGTTGAAAATAATATATGGAAAATCCGATTTGGATGCGATAATGCTGAGTCCGAGTGAATCTCCTCTTTCCGATTCCTCGGATAATCCGAAAACCAGCGGTTCCATATAGTTATGGCCAAGCATAAGAACATTATGCTTTTTTTTAAGAAGAAGAATATCTCTTATCAGTTCGGCGTTCGCATCAATATCGAAAACCGTTAAATCAGGAGATTTCCGTTTAAACAGTTCTTCCTTAATGGATTTAATATCAAGATTTTCAGTGAGCATTGTCTAATTCTTTCTGATCTTTCCTGTTCACCCTGAAATTTAATAAAATATCTGAAATTAACAAGTTTATTGAACGGCAGACTTAGCAGATTTAACGCTGTTTCTGTAATAACGGCAAAACCGCCTCAAATTGCATTTATCGCAAAGAGGATTCCGGGCTTTGCACGTTTGACGACCATGTGTGATAATATTAATATGAAACGAATAGGCTTTTCCTTTTGGAAAGATTGAGGACATAGCAATGTA
This window of the Candidatus Neomarinimicrobiota bacterium genome carries:
- a CDS encoding T9SS type A sorting domain-containing protein is translated as SLIIYNLLGQEVARLVNGVETAGNHNINWDASNVSSGIYFYRLQSGNFVQTRKMVLLK
- a CDS encoding group II intron reverse transcriptase domain-containing protein, encoding MQLTPSNYKYIMSELFEPYLSQRSIIESLIAIRVSEAQKRHNTYYYKNLNYRAKYPSITDSEVINVMPPRSRWVRPNLLTRKSMISSDVYKLSIRKAINRQFCVRKSKREAWFGNLEFFISNVRKSVLQDIDHIVETPKILPIAKGKDSDRYRPLAKYSLKDRVIIGSVAKYLRTIFDPLFLDNSYAFRAKSGSNLMPTHHTAVENLINYSSKFGGNDIWVAECDIKKFFDTIHHDVAINSLNEAMNRLNHQAIYIDSRAIKLFYSFLKSYTFANVAIPEFDRWKKEKGISGRLSWPRHELGDIYYNVNKEEIGIPQGGALSPLIANLVLDAADKKVIQKGKDNDLFYARYCDDMVILHRDEKQCKLAFQRDQSVIQEKNLIIHEPEIIKVYDKSYYKLKSKHPYIWGKRNGRLNVVPWLSFLGYQIRHDNLIRVRKSSVLKERDKQKDIADKILEIIKGKIPTTNKSSAHIKTSFESKLVYMSVGTNKLNRRFGSFCWTSGFALLNKYKSNTSQLQYLDRMRNNQVFRIRLSFKKHILPFKPNKGRKHRSLRYYGYPFSYTSQLK
- a CDS encoding sigma-70 family RNA polymerase sigma factor gives rise to the protein MAERLKKIGMDANRSLSKYLEEIGKYEPLKPKEEVRLAKLVRSEDKDESLNALKKLTESNLRFVVSVAKNYQGQGLPLTDLINEGNLGLIKAAERFDETRGFKFISYAVWWIRQSILQALAEHSRIVRLPLNRVGTISKVTKIANRLEQIIERQPNEVEIAEKLEMKPEEVSDTIMMSKRHNSLDEPFRNGEKNSLIDVVEDEGQSPPDNDLMFESLKDEIASALDTLTDREREIIRLYFGIEREYPLTLNEIGEQFNVTRERVRQIKEKAIRRLRHKSRSKKLRAYLG
- a CDS encoding cold-shock protein; this encodes MADRETGTVKWFNSQKGFGFISREGGEDAFVHYSSIQSEGFRNLEEGQKVEFTMSEGEKGPQAVDVTVAS
- a CDS encoding dienelactone hydrolase family protein is translated as MPQSRRKIFFVVPIIFLGLWVVFNQSSSSVNADKDDLPSAVLGTAPAPKGESVNYFEEDDKTTGYIVAPDTKGKKPGLLIVHEWNGLSDRIRQMADNLTDEGYVVLAADMYSGRQGYSREENMALMSETRAKPDVMVRNLDAAAKLLRSRDDVYVDKIGTMGWCYGGGVVLSYAIGGENHEATAIFYGSLIDDPEKLKQIGHDVLGIFAENDGGIPPSDVRKFEKALKKAGIPNEIHIYDDVGHGFFLWLDRNPDGRDAAIDAWKQLKNFLSRTLG
- a CDS encoding cysteine hydrolase, giving the protein MMRIIMGALIVFLLIAGFSPVADAQLPNPGMTIDTERTALVITDPQNDFLSPDGVTWGVVGESVTANNTVKNLETLFRVANKNGVPLFISPHYYYPTDHGWKFVGALEMLMHNINMFDRKGALNLDGFENSGADWLEQYKKYINNGATVITSPHKVYGPETNDLVLQLRKRGIDKVILAGMSANLCVEAHMRELLEQGFEVAVVKDATAAAIVPDGNGYESALVNFRFIANAVWTTEEAVKNINDSYSKN
- a CDS encoding quinolinate synthase NadA, which encodes MLTENLDIKSIKEELFKRKSPDLTVFDIDANAELIRDILLLKKKHNVLMLGHNYMEPLVFGLSEESERGDSLGLSIIASKSDFPYIIFNGVPFMAETAKMLNMDKRVFVADKSAGCSLADDFSADDVLALKKQYPGIPVMTYVNTYADVKAVSDVCCTSANAADIALHMPGDSIIFVPDLYFAQNLENELAGKKKIIYPNGNGVKGSICEVHEMFTLDDILTVRKSFEIDKSDADKMIYVHWECKPEVLEEADFFGSTTQIRMDIARRVAEGTLKRAFIASECELTSNLMQEFPSVNFWTACYVRCQHMAKVTLKGIYDILYAIDAGKDLSEYEIILDEETAAKANLAVTRMMELSV